The following are encoded in a window of Sminthopsis crassicaudata isolate SCR6 chromosome 3, ASM4859323v1, whole genome shotgun sequence genomic DNA:
- the LOC141562366 gene encoding E3 ubiquitin-protein ligase TRIM58-like — MAAAAVEMLQQLQNQITCPICWKYFCEPVTIGCGHSFCRACLPSSAATAFSCPECRQVSQVRESPLCINGRLLELTELGKQLSSQLLQSAEGQRRCATHQQVLEFFCEDDQTLLCVRCCQTPEHGAHRHCPVEEAAPNVRKKLQHLQSCLEKHFEEAKKLLASPGPLVNWHKMITEEYYKMYNLHLFKECPFARIEEKERSEKDRLSQQMRTLQDLMLDLQEAEGQANVDLLRDVKQLLERSESVLSQRAKALIPELRVCPVPGMIEMLNRFRVHIRLDPASASPCLIVAEDLRSVRAGEGWPVDTHPDDDGHLHMVLAEQAFSSGRQYWEVDVTGLPQWMLGIHTPCLKRQSGGSKTHCPSVFFLRCVRKEEDYFLQSYPGSLDHRLKSPIPREQSLLP, encoded by the exons atggctgctgctgctgtggaaATGCTGCAGCAATTGCAGAACCAGATCACGTGTCCCATCTGTTGGAAGTACTTCTGTGAGCCAGTCACCATCGGGTGTGGGCACAGCTTTTGCCGAGCATGTCTCCCAAGCTCAGCAGCTACAGCTTTCTCTTGCCCTGAATGCAGGcaagtgtctcaggtcagagAATCACCTTTGTGTATCAATGGGCGCCTGCTAGAGCTGACTGAACTGGGGAAACAGCTCAGCTCCCAGCTGTTGCAGAGTGCTGAAGGACAGAGGCGCTGTGCCACTCACCAGCAAGTCTTGGAGTTCTTCTGTGAAGACGACCAGACGTTGCTCTGTGTCAGATGTTGCCAAACCCCAGAGCATGGGGCTCACAGGCACTGTCCTGTAGAAGAAGCTGCTCCCAATGTCAGGAAGAAGCTGCAGCACCTTCAAAGTTGCTTGGAGAAGCACTTTGAGGAAGCAAAGAAACTTCTTGCTAGTCCCGGACCTCTTGTGAACTGGCACAAGATGATTACAGAAGAATACTACAAAATGTACAACCTGCACTTATTCAAGGAATGCCCTTTTGCTAGgattgaggaaaaagaaagaagtgagaagGACAGACTTTCCCAGCAAATGAGAACCCTTCAGGACCTCATGCTAGATCTCCAGGAAGCAGAGGGCCAAGCCAATGTGGATCTGCTCCGGGATGTCAAGCAGTTGCTGGAAAGGAGCGAGTCAGTGTTGTCCCAAAGGGCCAAGGCGCTCATCCCGGAGCTCAGAGTGTGTCCCGTCCCTGGCATGATAGAGATGCTCAACCGCTTCAGAGTGCACATCAGGTTGGATCCTGCATCAGCCAGTCCTTGCCTGATTGTGGCTGAGGATCTGAGGAGTGTAAGAGCTGGAGAAGGCTGGCCGGTGGACACCCACCCTGATGATGACGGGCATCTTCACATGGTCCTTGCTGAGCAGGCCTTCAGCTCAGGGAGACAATACTGGGAGGTGGATGTGACAGGATTACCTCAGTGGATGCTGGGGATCCACACCCCCTGCTTGAAGAGACAAAGTGGTGGCAGCAAGACCCATTGTCCCTCTGTGTTCTTTCTGAGATGTGTCAGGAAGGAAGAGGATTACTTTTTGCAATCCTACCCTGGATCGCTGGACCACAGACTGAAAAGCCCTATTCCCAGG GAACAAAGCCTGCTCCCATGA